The proteins below come from a single Ignavibacteria bacterium genomic window:
- a CDS encoding chemotaxis protein CheB, producing MKVLVVEDNVSGRLLLIKILKKEGYEVLYSNNGAEAVELLKKESFDAVLTDWMMPKLDGIELIQYIRRNIRPVPVVMMITALDSKEAKEKALDAGADDYIAKPFHVHEIKERLENCIMRQKSELEASPAAKEPGLKKPGFPALGIAASTGGPSTLTELFAALKPLKEAVVFVVLHGPAWMLKSFSERLQSRTGMDVLLAEDRMPIEKGKVYLAPGDIHMMIDPARMEIKLWDGPPENYVRPSADPMFRTIAGTFGKNSVAVILTGMGRDGSIGAGYIAAAGGIVIAQDPSGAIAPSMPQSVIDLRIAGVVAPLEKIPPVIEESLRNLTQSMKAASS from the coding sequence GGTCCTTTACTCCAATAACGGCGCCGAGGCGGTGGAACTTCTTAAAAAAGAATCCTTTGATGCGGTCTTAACCGACTGGATGATGCCGAAGCTGGATGGAATAGAACTTATTCAATATATACGCAGGAATATCCGTCCCGTTCCCGTTGTAATGATGATTACGGCGCTCGACTCGAAAGAGGCAAAAGAAAAGGCCCTGGATGCGGGTGCCGACGACTACATTGCAAAACCCTTCCATGTGCATGAGATAAAAGAACGCCTTGAAAACTGCATCATGAGGCAGAAGTCGGAGCTTGAGGCTTCACCCGCGGCCAAAGAGCCTGGCTTAAAGAAACCCGGTTTCCCGGCGCTCGGCATTGCAGCCAGCACGGGCGGGCCTTCTACGCTGACGGAGCTTTTTGCTGCACTTAAGCCGCTGAAGGAAGCCGTGGTTTTTGTTGTGCTGCACGGCCCGGCATGGATGCTGAAGTCGTTTTCTGAAAGGCTTCAGAGCCGCACCGGGATGGATGTCCTCCTGGCAGAGGACAGGATGCCGATTGAAAAGGGAAAGGTTTATCTCGCTCCGGGGGATATACACATGATGATCGACCCCGCACGCATGGAAATAAAGCTCTGGGACGGGCCTCCTGAAAACTATGTGCGCCCCTCGGCCGACCCGATGTTCAGGACTATTGCAGGAACCTTCGGGAAAAACTCCGTTGCCGTAATTTTAACCGGTATGGGGCGCGACGGCAGCATCGGCGCGGGCTACATTGCAGCTGCCGGGGGCATTGTAATTGCACAGGACCCCTCGGGCGCCATAGCGCCATCAATGCCGCAGAGTGTCATTGACCTCAGGATTGCGGGTGTGGTTGCCCCGCTGGAGAAAATTCCCCCTGTAATTGAGGAGTCTCTAAGAAACCTCACACAGTCAATGAAGGCGGCCTCCTCCTGA